TAGTATGTAAGCTATGAATAGCAGACTTATATAAAAAGATAGTGGTATTAGTTTGTTGATAATGAATTTTTCAAAGATGAATGAGAAGCCAATATAGATTAGAATGGGGGATAAGTACTTTTCATTTTGAAATCCCAAAAGGTTTTCAATATGGAATCTTGGTATCATTATATTTAAATGAGATAATATTTGTTCATTTATAAATTTGTCGATTATGTCGATGTATTTGTTTTCATGTCTTTTAAATTCTTTTAAGTTTTCTAAGTTGTGAATGTTTGGATTTTGAGAAATTATTTTATTCCATGTAGGAATTATATCGTTTTGTTTAACAAGTTCTTTGTAATATGTTTGTTTGAAACTTAGTGGAAAATTTAGTAATAAAAATATGAATGAAATTAATATAGGATTTATAAGGAGTTTGGAGAGCCTTGAGAAATAAAAAAACATTAAAAATGTAAAAAATATTGCCATTATTTTTAATGTTATAGGAAAATTTAAGGGTAGTATTATATTGGTAATTAATGCAGTATATATAAAAAAAGAAAAATATCTATATTTGGATTTGAGCATTATTGGTATATATGAACATAAACTTGTGATTATTAATATAAGGCTATCAATTAAAAATTTGATGTTGTTTGCAAAAGAAAATATTAAATTAGGAATTAATGCTAATATAGTAATTAAATAGATATCTTTTAAGTTGTTTTCGGTGTATATTGGTTCATTATTAAAGCTTATATTTAATATATTTTCCTTTATTTCTTTTTTTACTTTGTTTATTTCTTCTTCGATTTCAGTTTCAGTGTATTGTAAATATTGCTGTTGTGTGTTTTCGTTATTGTCTTGATTTTTAATTTTTTCTAAAATAATTTGTTCCATACATAATGGTGAAAAACTGGGTGTGTTTAAGAGTTTAATTTTGTTAACTTTGCTAAGTATTGTTTTTTTCCTTAATATTGTGATGCTATATATATCTCTTGTGATAGGTACATTTAGATTATCTATTTTTATTTTATTTATTGGATTGTTTAAAAAAATATCGTATTTTTTTAAATCAATATTTTCGTCTATTATTTGTTTAATAGATGTACCAATTTTAACTTTGATTATTTTGCTTTTTATTTTTTTATTTCCATTGATGGTTATGAGTTTTTCTTTATATGGAGAATTTGTTTTAAGTGTGGAGTAAATATTATAGAGATCTTCAATATTTGTTAATAGTATATTTTTATTTGGATTTATATTATTTTTTGTGTTTTCTTCATTGTATAAGAAATGCATTATTACTTCGTGATTTGAATATGGATGTGAAGAGTTGGGAATTAATTTGATTGTTAATCTTTTGTCTTTTGTGATATTTGATTTTTCAAGTTCTTTTTTAATATTATGGTTTTCGGTTATTATTAATATTTCTTTAAATTTGAATATTTTATCAATAGTTTCAAATCCGTAGACAATTTTGTCTAGTTTTGTTGTTATTAATATTTCTGCTATATTTGTGAATGAATCTTTTCCATTGATTAACAAAATCATTTTGTCTATTTTTTTGCATTTGTTCATATATTGAAATAATGAATCTTCATTAAACCAAGGAATTCCTAATCGAATTAATTTTTCTAGTATTTTTTCTCTTGATTCTTCTTCAGTTGAAATTTCTTTTTCATTGTTTATTCTTCCGTGAAATCTTATTAATGCTGATTTTATTTGATTTTTATTTGGAAGATTGGCAGTATATATTTTTTCTATTATTCCAGATATTGGGGTATATGTGTAAAGTTCTACATTTTTGTTTTTTGATAATATTTGTCCTTCTGAAATTCTTTGATTTTCAATGACATATATTGTAGATTTTGAATCTGCTGTTTCTAGTGGAATTAAAACACATTCAGGTATTTGGATTTCATCTATGTTAATTTTATATTGTCTTTTGATTTTTGTTTGTGAGTTAAACATTAAGTATTTCCCCTGATATATTTTCTATAACTTTTTTCACTCATATTTAAAAGAATTGTAAATCTTATTGCTTTAAATAGGAATAGTAATAAGAAAAATGGCAATGAGAGAGTGAATAATGTTTGATAATTGTTTTTATTAGTTGTAATGTTAGCAGGTGTTTCTTTATATATTAAAATTGGATTTCCATTTTCTAAGAATAATCTTGATAGTTCTTTATTTAGGTTTTTAGATATAAATTCTTTGTCTACTTTGTATATAATTTTTGGATTGATAGTTATTTTATTGTTTTCTATTTTAAAGTAGTCTTCTTTTACATTTGTGTTTACTTTGCCGTATTGAGATGTGATTTTGTATTTAAGTTCATTTTGATAAAATATATGATACATATAGCCTACAATATTTGGTATTTCTTCATTATGTCCAACCATTAAATAGATATTATTGGGATTTAGATAGTCAAAGTAGTTTAATTTTTTGCTGTAAAGATAATTGAAATTATTATAAGAGTTAAGTATATTTTGGGCGTAAAAAAATGGCATTATTGAGACTATAAATAGCATTATATGTATTAGTATTTTGTACTTCAAAATTTTGGTTTCTCGTTTTTGTTCTTTTATTTCAATTAAAGATAAAAATGTATGTTTCAAGTTGCTTTCAGTTTTGATCCAAGTAAATATTAGGAAAATACAAAGTGTTGATATTGATACACAAATAATTAAAATGGCTTCAAGGTTGGTGGATAAAAAATTAATGCTTACGGTAAAATATAATACTATAAATAAAAATAGAAATATTGGGGTTTTGATTTTTTTAATTAATACTGTAAAGCCTATATCTTTTAGATATATTTTGTTGTAATTTTTGTTAAAATTGTCAATTAGTACAAATAGTAGATAAGCGAGTATGGTTAAAGGATAAAAGTATGATATTTCGTCACTAAATATAAATATAATACATGAACTTATCAGAAAGAGGATCATAAAAGGAGCATATTTAATATTTAGTGATAATAATAAAATCATTATTATGATGAAAGTTGTGATTGAAAAGTATTTTATTTTGGTTTTATAGTTTAATGAATGCATTTCTGCTTTAATATTTTGATCTTTTTTTAATTTTTTTAAGTCATTATTAGTAAATGATGATTCAACATAAAGTATTTTTTTGTTTCCTGTATTAAAAAGATTAGGAAGTTTTTTTAAAAATAGATCTTTTCGAAGATCGTAGTCATTAAGATGAATTAATTTGTCTATTGTTATTTCTTTAAAGTGAGGAAAGTCCAGTATGTGTACTTTTGTTGTGTATTCGGATATTGTTTTATATCCTAATGAGTTTATATAGTCATTTGCTATTTTTAGGTCTTTTTCTTCTTGTAAATATATTGGTTTGTAGTCTCCAAATTGTGCTATGTTGCAAGAAAGTAGTGGTATTAGCAATATATGAAAAAACTTTAGTAGATTCATTTTTTCCTTTATGATCTGTTATTTAGATTATTCGATATAGTATTTGTTACATATTGCCCATGCAGAAATTATACCAATCAGTATGCCTGTAAATACTTCTTTTTTTTTGTGTCCTTTAACAACTTTAATTTTTAAAGGTTCAATTTTGATTTTCATTTTTAATTGTTCTGATAAATCATTTAAATATTCTGCTTGAACACCTGCCATATATCTAACTCCAAATGAATCTCTTATTGTGATTAAAGCAAAAGCTAGAGCAATAATAAAGTGAGTATTAATTCCTTCTTTTATTAATATTGATGTTGCAAGGGCTGTTACTGTTGAAGAGTGACTGCTGGGCATACCCCCTGTTTCTAAAAAAATGCTTTTTAAAAAATATTTTGGACTTAATTTGAGTTTTTTTGTTTTTATTGCTTGGATGATATATTTAATCATTTGAGCAATAATACCTGAAATTAAACAAGATAAGAAAAGGTCATTTGTAAACAAATCTTTTATCATTATTTGATTACTCCGTTATTTCATTTATATGAGAAATTGTCCATTTTGTATTATTATATGTTCTTTGCCCGATTTGGCAATACCGATGACATTTATGTCATTGCTTCCAATTATGAAATCTGTGTGAATTAAAGAAACATTACATCCGTAATCTAGTTTTGCAATATCTGTTTTAAGCTCACTTCCATTACTTAAACAGGAAGGATAAGCACTTCCTAGTGCAATGTGACAGCTTGCGTTCTCATCATATAATGTGTTGTAAAATGTAAGTCCACTTTTATATATTGGAGAGCTGTTATCTACTAATGCAACTTCTCCTATATATTGTGCTTGTGCATCGGTTTCTATATGCCTCTTTAGTATGTTATTTAATGTATCATTATCACATCCAAAATTGATTATTTTACCTTCTTGAAATTCCATCCATATGCCAGTTATTAGATTTCCAAGTATTGTTACTGGTCGAGTTGCGTACATAATACCATTTGTTTTTTTGTAGTTTGGTGTTGTGAAAACTTCTTGTGTAGGCATATTTGCATTAAATTCAATTTCTGTTCCACTTATTTTTTCACTTCCTCCTGTCCAAATGGAATGTTCTAGTAAATATATTTCTAGATTTGTTTTTTTGTTTTTAAATATTATTTTTTCTAATTGAAGATTATTTAGGGTTTTGCATCTTTGATGTAATTTATTTCCATGAATTTCCCAAGCTTTTATTGGATCTTCTGTGTCAAGTAACATAATTTTTTTTTGAATTTCAAAAAATTCTTTTAATGTTTTTTGACTCTCAGGTTTATTTAAGACTTTTGAAGCCCATTTTGGTCCTGGCGCACAGATTGTGCACCAGGACAATTCATTATTCATCATTGCACTTGAAATATTTTTTGATGCTAATTTTAATGCCTGAAAGTATTTAGATATTTTTTTATTGTCATATTCTTTTAGTGCATCCAAATTTTCTGTATTATCAATTCTTATTTTTGCCCATTTTTCATTTATCATTTCTTCAAAAAGTTTATGTTTAAAATCAGGAATAAACTCTAAAAGATTTTCTTGTGTTGATTGTAATCTAGATTTTAAGATTTCTGTATCCTCAATGCTTAATTCTACATATTTTGCTCCATGTTCATAAGCTTTTTGTGCTAAGATTCTTAAAAATTCATAACTTTCAATTGAGCCTGTAATGAGTACACATTGATTTTTTTGTAAGTTAATTCCTTTTACAATAATAAGTTCTGCATATTTTATTAAGTCTTTTTTCATGTGTGATCCTTTATTATGCAGGGTCTTCTAAAATATTGTCATTAATGTAATGAGCAACGGCTTCATTATCATTTGTGTTTATTATTTCTAAGTAAGATAACATTTTCTTTAGTCTGTAATTTGCATTTCCCATTAGTAATCCTTTTTTTACGTTTTCTAACATGTCAACGTCGTTAAAGCCATCTCCAAATGCAATTGTTTCATTTAAATTGATATTGATTCTTGTAAGAACATCTTTTAGTGCATTTCCTTTTGAAACTTTGCTATTAACAATTTCGAGTGAGTGTGGTGTTGATAAATAAGCATTTACTTCTTCTCTATATTTTTCTAGAATTGTTGCTTCATATTTTATGAGCTGTGCTTCTTCATCATGTAGTAATAAGATTTTTGCTATTTTGTTAAAATTTTTAATTTCTTTAAAATTATTGACTTCGTTATATCTTATGTTTATGTCTTGTAATTCGTGTTTGATATATTGGTGTTTATTTAATAATCTATGTTTTTTAAATATATCATTAATAGCATTTTTAGTTATGTTGTCAGCATAAAGGTTTTCATCTATATCATCAGATCTTTGTAAAAAGTGAGGTATGTTTTTATATTTATTTTCTCTGATATTTAGAATTTCTTTTACAATATCGGGAGCTAAGTCATAACTGCTTATTAATTGCCATTGGTTATTATATACCCTTGCTCCATTTAGTGTTATAAAAAATGACACATGTGAATTTAGATTCTGTATAAGAAGAGGTATTATTTCATTTTTACTTCTTCCTGTTGCAATAATAAATTTTTTGTTTTCTTTTGTTAGCTTTTTTATTACGAGTTCGCTAAAAGCTCCTATTTGGCTATTTGAGAGTAAGAGCGTACCATCGAGATCAGAAACAACAGCCTTAATGTTTTTCATGTTTTTGTCCTTTGATTTTTACTGTTATATTTAATTATATCAGATAAGAAGTTTTTTTAAAATTGAATTATTTGTTATAATTAAACAAAAAGTTACTTTTTAAATCCTAAGGAGCTTGCTTATATGGAGGTTAATACAAGAATATTATCTTTAAGAAAATTGATGATGAAAAATAAGATAGATGCATATTTAATAGCAAGTCATGATCCGCATATGAGTGAATATTCTCATGCTAGATTTAATATTCGTGAATTTATTACAGGTTTTACAGGAAGTGCTGGGACAGTAGTTATTACAGAAACGGAATCAGTGCTTTTTACTGATGGTAGATATTTTTTACAAGCTGCAAATGAACTTGAAGGAACTGAGTTTAAATTAATAAAACTTGGGGTGGAGGGCCATCCAGATATTTTTAGCTATATTAATATAAAGCTTAAAGGATTACGGATTGGAGTTTATGCTGAGGATATTAGTATAAAATTTTATGATGATTTAGTTAAAAATTGTAAATTTACAGATATTGAGATTTTACATGAAGATTTAATTTCTAAAATTTGGCAGGATAGGCCTTATTTTACAGGTAATAAAATATTTGAACTTAAGGAAGCTCAAAAAAATGATAAAAGAATAAATAAAATCAATAAAGTTAATGCAAAATTAGAAGCAAATACAATTGATTTTTATGTTATAAGTTCTTTGGATGAAATAGCATGGCTTTTAAATTTAAGAGGATTTGATATTGAATCATCAGCTTTGTTTTATGCTTTTTTGTTTATAGCTAGAAGTGAGAGATATAAGAATGTTCTTTTTGTTAATGTTGATAAACTTGATTTTGATTTAATAGAGAGACTTGAGGTTGAAGGAATTGAGGTCGAAGATTATAGTAATTTTTATTCATTTTTAGAAGAGATTAATCATGAGGGCAAATTTTTGATACCAGTTAATAGTAATGTTAAAATATTGGAATCTATTGGTAGATCAAATGCAGTATTTGGACTTAGTATTGTTAATGAACTTAAGGCAATAAAGTCTGATTATGAGATTAGTAAGATAAGAGACGCTCATATTATTGATGCTGTAAGTTTGGTTAAATTTTTATATAAATTTAAGAATTTAACTAAAGATGAGCTTGCTGATTTAGATGAGGTTGATGTTGCAAATATGCTTTTAAGCTTTAGGACATTAAGAGATGAATTTTTTAGTTCTAGTTTTGATTCGATCATTGGTTTTAAAGAAAATTCAGCATTGCCTCATTATAGACCAAAAAAAGGATTTAAAAAACTTAATCAGGATGGATTGCTTTTAATAGATTCTGGAGGTTCTTATCTTGAGCTTGGTACTACAGATGTTACGAGGACAGTTTTAATTGGGACAGTATCTCATAAAGAGAGAGAAGACTATACTTTAGTTCTTAAATCTTTTATTGCTCTTGCTTCTTTAAAATTTCCTTTTGGAATGTTGGGTGCGTCTCTTGATGGTATTGCCAGATTTCCTTTGCTTAAGCATGGCTTAAATTTTGCTCATGGAACGGGGCATGGAGTGGGATTTTTTCTTAATGTTCATGAATTTCCTGTTTCTATTAGCCCTTTATCCACTTATTCTTTTAAGGGTTCTGAAATTATTTCAATTGAACCTGGGATATATAGAAGTTCTGAATATGGTATTAGAATTGAAAATTTAGTTTTTGTAAAGCAAAGTTATTCAAATGAATTTGGAATTTTTTTGGAATTTGAAAATTTAACCCTTGTACCTTTTGAAAAAGAATTGATAGTTGTTGAAATGTTGTCAAAAGATGAATTAAACTATGTTAATAGTTATCATGAATTTGTATATTTTAGTTTAAAAGAATATCTTAGTGGTGATGAACTTAAGTTTTTAGAGATGTTAACTAGTAAGATATGAAATTTGTAAATTTATTGGCAATATTGATTTTTATTGTTTTTAATTTTGTATGTTTATTTTCAAATTCATTTAACGTTGTTTTTCATGATTCTTATGAGGATGCTATAGATGAGGCTCAAAAATTATATAAAAATGTTTTAATATTGGTTGGAAAAGATATTAAAGATAATTTAATAAAAGATTTTTTAAAGTCATTTGAAGATGATAAGCTTTTTAAGCTTGTTGCTAAGCATAATGTTTTTTTGATTATTGATGTAAATAATGAAATTTTTAGTGAAATTAATTTAAAAAAGAGTCCAACTTTATTTTTTGTTGATGCAAAAAGTGAACAAGTAAGGGCTGCTTATACTGAATCCATTAAAGATACTGTTCAATATAATAGAGAGTTTTTAAATTATGCTTTGGGAGTTTTAAAATTAGATGATATTGTGTATAAAAATGATAACTATGAAATTAATATTTTTGATGATAAGGTTTTTTTTTATAAAACATTGGATGGTCATTGGAGATTAAGAATGAATGGTAAAGATAAAAAACTTCTTCCTTCAAAAATAGAGCTTAAAGAATTTTTAGTATTTAAAGATGAGAATGGAGGTAGGCTTTATGCTTTGCCAAAATCTAAGAAAGGTGGTATTTATTTTTCGGAATCGGAAAAAGAAGAATGGAAGTTTTTTGGACAAATAAAGTCGTAATTTTAAAAATAGATTTTTGGAGGATTTATGGAAATAGTTTTTTATCCTGATGATTTGCTTCGAGTACAAACGAAGGATGTTGCAAATATTGATGATGAATTGCGAAGTATCATTTTTCAAATGATAGGTTTAATGGATAAAAGCAAGGGTGTTGGACTGGCTGCACCTCAAGTAGGTCTTGATTTGTCTATTTTTGTAGTTAGAGAAAATATGATGTCAAAACCTTTGGTTTTTATTAATCCTGTAATAACGTCAAAATCTATTGAACTTAGTGTTTATAAAGAAGGTTGTTTAAGTATTCCTGGAGTTTATTATGATTTATCAAGGCCAAAATCAATTGTAATTGAAGCTTATGATGAAAATGGCAAGTTTTTTAAGATTGAAGATTTAGATATTTTAGCCAGAATTATTCAGCATGAAATGGATCATTTAAAAGGTGTACTTTTTATTGATTATTATGAGGATAAACTTAGGAATAAATTATTGAAATCTTATCTTAAGGAAAGGAGGCTTGTTAAATTTTGAAAATTTTTTTTGCAAGTTCTGATAATATTGCTTTAGAGGTTTTAAAAAAAATATCAGATCAATATGATGTAGTTGGAGTATTAACTGCACCTGATAAGCCTAGTGGTCGTGGTCTTTCTTTGAAAGTAAATGACATTAAACGTGAAGCTCTTAGTAGAAACATTACTGTTTTGCAACCAGTTGTACTTGATGCTGATGTAATAAACGTGGTAAAAAGCTTAGAGCCTGAACTTATGTTAGTTTTTTCTTATGGAAAAATTTTTAAGCAAGAATTTTTGGATATTTTTCCAATGGGTTGTATTAATATTCATCCTTCTCTTTTGCCAAAATATAGAGGCCCTTCTCCTATTCAATCTGCTATTTTAAATGGTGATTCTATTAGTGGAATTACTGTTCAAAAAATGCTCTTAGAGATGGATAGTGGTAATATTTTGGCGCAAAGTCAGTTTGAAATCAAGGGTTTTAATACAAGTGTTGATATTTTTAAATATGTTTCTTTAAATAGTTTTGATCTCGTAATAGAAGCTTTAAATAAATTGCTTAAAGGAGATGTTGGAGTTGTTCAAGATAAAAATAATGCTACATATTGTTCTTTTTTTGGCAAAGAGCATAGAATGATTGATTTTAAGTTGAGTGCTTTTGATATTAAGAATAAAATTAATGCGTGTAATCCTTGGCCCCTTGCAAGAGCTAGGCTTGATAATAATGAGATTATTTTTCATAGAGCTGATTTTATAAGTACTAATGATTATGATGATCAAGTTATTGGAAAAATTGTTGATTTTGATCCTAGTAAAGGTCTTTTGGTAAAGACAGGAGATGGAATTTTGGTATTATTAGAGCTTCAAAGAATTGGAAAAAAAGTTTTAGATTGTGCATCATTTTATCATGGAAGTAAAGATTTAATAGGTAAGGTTTTTTCTTAAAAATAAAGTTTAAGGAGATGATATAATATTGATGGATAATAAACCACCACATAATCAGTTATTTTTAGATAGTCAAAATCTAAATGATAGTAATTTGCATGAATTTAGAGAAAATTATGATGATAAAATGCATGATTTGCCAGAGCATGTGTCTAGGGGTTTAGTGCTTACTATTGTTGGGTCTTTGATGATTTCATGTGCGATATTTTTTATTTTTTTAAAGGGTAGTGATATTGTTGTTGTTCCAAATTTAAGTGGACTTTATATTGAAGAGGCAATTACTGAGCTTCAAAATAAAGAATTAATTCCTTATGTTGAACTTAAGTTCTCATCAACTTCGCTTGATAAAGGTAAGGTAATAGATCAAAAACCTAAGGCAGGTACTGTTTTGAGACTTGATAGTAAGGTTAAAATCTTTATTAGTAAAGGAGCTGTGATAAATAAAGTTGATAATTTTATTGGTAAGAATATTGATGATGTTCTTATTAATTTGAAAGCCAATGCAATTAATAATAATAGGATGCTTTATCATTTGTTAAGACCTGTTGAAATTGAGAGTATTCTTCCAAAAGGAACAATAATTCGCCAAGAACCATCACCAGGTACTAAGATTGCGAGTTTAGTTGATCTTCAATTTTTAGTAAGTAAAGGGCAAGAAGAGCCATCTGTTAAGTATATAAAAAACTATGTTGGACTCTATTACAAAGATGTAATAATTTCTCTTTTAAATGATGAGATTAATTTTGATATCAATGTTTCTAAGGGTAATGATTTTGGAAGTGTTATTTATCAGTCTTTATCTCCTGGAAATAAGATTGAAACCTTAGATAAATTGATAATTACTATTAATGAACCAAGAGTTAATAGTACAAGCGTGTTTGGAATTATGACTTATAAATTAGATGTATATCCATCTAGTGTAGATATCATGGTTAAAGTAAGAGATTCTAGTGGAAATAGTGCTTTATTTTATTCTTTTAGATCTAAAGGTGGACTTATTAAATTGCCTTATGAGGCATTAAAAGGCTCAACAGTTGAGCTTTATATTCATGATAAACTTATAAATCAAACATTAGTGAATTGAAATAATGAAGGCAAATTTTATTTTTGAGTTTAATACAGGATGTTATTATTAGTCATTCATTTTTGATGTAATAATCGTGGATGCTACGATTGTAGCTGTTTCTGTTTTTAAAATATTTGGTGAAATGTTATATGTGTTAAAATTGTACTTTGTTATTAAATTTATTTCTTTTGTTATAAATCCTCTCTCAGGTCCAATTATGACAATCACATTTTCTGTTTTTATATTTATGTCAATTAGTTTGTTTTTGCTATTTCTTTCAAGTAGTATTTTTGTGGTATTAAAATTGTCATCTTTTATATTCTCTAAGACTTCTATCAAATTGTTAAAAATTTTAATTTTTGGTATATATGTAATTCCGCCTTGCATAGCTCCTTTTATTAAATATTTTTCATATTCTTTTGTTCTAAAGAGTTTGGAGTGTGAGTAGGATTTTTCACTAAGTAAAGCATTGAAAAAAATGATTTCAGATATTCCAATACTACCAAGGTGTTGAATTATTCTTTTTGCTGCAATTGGTCTTATGAACCCAATGACAACTTTTACTCTTGTCAGTCGATTTGATTTTGATATTTTATGATTGTTTTTAAAGAAAAGTCTTATATCTTTATGATATATGCATGAATAGATGTGTTCTTCACCAATAATGCCAAATTTAAAGGAATCATTATTTTTAAGTTTTAATATTTCTGTAATATGTTTTACTCTTGGATCATTAAGTACGATTCCATTATGAAACTCATTTGTGTTTATTAATATCAAATTCATTGTTTATGATTTAGTTCCTTATTAATTATATTATATTTATGTTATAATGAAAAATCGATTGATTTAGGAGAAAATATGGCAATTAGTTTGACTAAGCAGGAATTTATTGATAAGGTTTTTGATTATAAAAACAATCAAGAATGGAATTTTAAGGGTACAAAGCCTGCAATAATTGATTTTTATGCTGATTGGTGTGGTCCATGTAAAATGCTTGCTCCGATTTATGACGAACTTTCTAAGGAATATGAAGATAAAATTGATTTTTATAAAGTTAATACTGATAAGGAGCAAGAAGTTTCTATGATGCTTGGTGTACAAAGTCTTCCTACCATTATTTTTGTTCCTGTTGGAGATAAGCCAAGAGTTTCTGTTGGATTTATTGAAAAAAATTCTTTGAAGGATGCAATTAAAGATTTGTTTAAAGTTTAATAAAAGGGTTTAATGATAAGAAATTGAACTCTTGTCTGTTTATATAATGTTCTTTTTAAGTTATAATTAGTTTTAGGATATAGTGAATTGATAAAAGAGGAGTTAAATTTATGGGCAGAAGGTGTTGAGTTTAAACATTGGGATGCTTATTATAATTTTATTTTATCTGTTCTCAATATTCTTTGTATTAAAGAATATGAGCTATCTGTTATCCTATGCAATAATGAGTACATTCAAAAGTTAAATGGTGAATTTAGGCAAAAACCAGAGCCTACTGATGTTTTGTCTTTTAATTATTTTGAAGGTAGTGAACAAATAAATCATAAAATACAAGGAGATATTGTCATATCTCTTGAGTATTTGGAGTTTAGTTCTTTAGAATTTAATGTTGAAATGTATGATGAGCTTCAAAGAAATACTATACATGGGATTTTGCATTTAATAGGATATACTCATGATACAAATAATTTTCAAAATGAGACAATGTTGATTATTCAGGAACAGGTTTTAAGAGAAACCAGAAGGGTATTTTGATGTTCAAGTTTTTTAATTTTAAGAATAAAAAAATGAAATATGTTGAGGGTAAAGATAGCGAAGAAAAATCGAAATTTGAAACATCTTTGCTTAATAATTTTAATTCTCTTAAAGAAACGATTGTGAAAGAGATTATGGTTCCAAGAATAAGTGTAATATTTATTGATTATTCTATAAGTAAAGATGATATTTTGAAAGTTGTAACTTCTAGCAATCATTCAAGATTTCCTGTTTATAAAGAAACAATAGACGATATTATAGGAATAATTCATACAAAAGATATATTGTTACATATGTGGAAGAAAGATTTTTATGAGATAGATCTAAAAGATATTATGCGAAAAGTTATGTTTGTTCCTGAGAGTAAGAAAATAGATTCTCTTTTAAAAGAATTTCAAGAAAATCATGTGCATATTGCTATTGTAGTTGATGAATATGGAGGAATTTCGGGGCTTGTTACACTTGAAGATATTCTTGAAGAGATTGTGGGAGATATTCAAGATGAATTTGATAATGAAGTTGATGAAATAGTTCCTCTTGATGATGGAAGTTATCTTTGTACAGCTAGAGTGTTAATTGAAGATTTAAATGAAAAACTTGGATTGTGTCTTCCAGATGGAGATTTTGATACTCTTGGAGGTTTTGTTTATGATCTATTTGGAAGAATTCCTTTGAAGAATGAGAAGATAGAATATAATAATTTAATTTTTACTATTAAAAATATGCATCAGCGAAATATTAAGGTAATAAAGATTTCCCAAAAGGAAGGTTTATGAATTTTAAGAGATTTTTTATAATGCTTTTGTTTTTTTATTTAAATTTTGGTAGTTTAATAGGTGCTACTACAACTGCTATTGAATATTATCAAAAGGCACAAACATGTTA
Above is a window of Borrelia hispanica CRI DNA encoding:
- a CDS encoding hemolysin family protein, with amino-acid sequence MFKFFNFKNKKMKYVEGKDSEEKSKFETSLLNNFNSLKETIVKEIMVPRISVIFIDYSISKDDILKVVTSSNHSRFPVYKETIDDIIGIIHTKDILLHMWKKDFYEIDLKDIMRKVMFVPESKKIDSLLKEFQENHVHIAIVVDEYGGISGLVTLEDILEEIVGDIQDEFDNEVDEIVPLDDGSYLCTARVLIEDLNEKLGLCLPDGDFDTLGGFVYDLFGRIPLKNEKIEYNNLIFTIKNMHQRNIKVIKISQKEGL